Part of the Drosophila kikkawai strain 14028-0561.14 chromosome 3L, DkikHiC1v2, whole genome shotgun sequence genome is shown below.
tttttttacacGTAAATATACCTCCCTCAATTTCTAAAATCAAGTTACACCCCCCTTTAATTAGGGACTCCCCCCGTGAAACACTTTTCAATGCAACTCCACAAGACTTGCCTGCTTGCAGCACAAAATTTAAGTAAGGTCAACCAGACGCCGCGGGGGATGAAGGCCTTCATGTCCATCCTTTGTAGCCGCGGCACCAAGTGGTGGTCCCCACTGATGGCGGATAAGGTGCAGCTAAGAAAACATCACCTGCCCCGTATCTTCCAAAGGATGAGGTCGAGCCAACTTCAAGCCACCCCCCAAACTCAAACTCCCGCGTACCGGGAGCAGCCCAAGTGCAGATTTATTCAGTACCGCCGCCCCAATGAGCATTCGAAGCGTCTGGGCATGGTCTCCGAGGATGGCAGCAAAATGGTAGAGCTGTCCAACGTCACCTGCGCCTCACCCAGCATGCTCGACTTCATTCGACAGCGGTACTGCATGAAGAGTCTCCTGCACAGCGTGCAGTACATGAAGGCCAGGGACGTGGATGCTGTGTGTCCAGAGCTGTTGCCGCCCCTTGAGGCGCCCGGGAAGATCGTAGGCGTGGACTGCAATTACAAGGATAACTGCGACGAGCAGAACATTCCGATACCGCGGGAGCCCGCCTTCTACGTGAAGTTTGCCACCTCGATCACGGGGGCATTGGACATCATCGCGCCACACTCTCCAGGCAAGAGGATCGACTATGGTTGCCAACTGGCCGTGGTCATGGGGAAGCGTTGCAGGCAGGTGTCGCCCAAGGAGGCGCTTAGTAACATCTTTGGCTACATGGTTGTCCAGGATATCGTGGCCCGTGACTGGAATTCCCTGCTTGGCGGTCGCAGTATGGACAACTTCCTGCCCCTCGGACCAGTCATCGTGCATCGCTGCCATGTCCCCGATGTAAACAATTTATGGATGAGGACGCTGGTCAATGGGGAGGAGCGCCagtttggtcacactagcaaTATGATATTCAAGGTAGACACTCTCATCCATCGCCTGTCCCACTATATGACCCTGTGTCCGGGCGACATCATACTCACGGGCACACCCGCTGGATCCGCTGCCTATTCGGACACGACCTCCTTCCTCCAGCCTGGCGACATGATTGAGAcagaaattcaaaatttaggAAAAATGTACAATAAAATCATAGAAGCGTataagtaaaattaatttcagaaaaaggaaagatttttatatattctttatctAAAATCCTATTCAAAAATACCCACTAATCATATTCCTTACAAATTCCATCATAACATATTCGACACCGAAATTCCTGTTGCCAATAAATTTACGTTGATGCCGAACCAGGCCAAGGAGGCACATAACCCAGCCAGAAGGAGGAGGCTTCTAATGCGCCTTTCAGGAGCGGGAGAATCattttgtaatataatttgtttggCTGGCACAGGAAAGGGGGAACCCGAGATTGGGGGCAGAGATGGCAGCGCTTTTATGAGACGACGCAGCAGCATAATCAACATTATCCTCGGAGAGTCACAAGCCGCAAACAAGGCGCCTACAAAGGGCGGGAACGCGGGACTTCCCGCTGCGAAAGCCACGCCGCATTATCATCTCATTGCACAGGACTTAATCCTGCGGCAAGTTATTAAAGCGTAACGCGTTTCGTCCTTGCTCCCAGCACCATCGCCAGCTCCTGGGATCCTGCGCTCCCTTTTTATTGTTCGCGCTGCGCTTAACTTGTTTCGCATTGAGCCAGAGCACAAGGGGGGGAAAGGAGATCGGGATTGGAACTGGGTTGGAAGGCGATGCCGCCTTAATGCTAAATGATCCAATATCCTGTTTCCTGcgtcggcggcagcagcagcagcagcgttaAAAGGTCCTTTGTGGCCTCCGCTCGCTATTATTTGCCCTGGCCAACTTAAAGATGTTTTCCCTCTGTGCCAACTTGTCCTTCTCCTTTCGCACAGGCTCTCCTGCTTCTCTCCTCCTCAATTATTTGCTCGGCGACGAGGAAGAAAAATCGTCGGCGAACAtaattttgtatcttttcttTGCGCACGGCAACTTAAATAGCAGAatgtaaagtttttaattatgcaACTCAACGCTGACGTTGTCGCATTGTATGCAAAggacactgggagaaatattCAGGGAGtttgattaataaatataacaattataAGTGAGaagaaaatatagtttaagccttggaaaatattttaaagtaacaCCTAAAGTAgcttcaataataaaataacaaaatttacATATAAGAAATCCGAGACTCTGCTTAAAATATACTATCTTTTATAAAGCAAATTCTATCATAAAAATGTACCTCAACTTACgcctttatttattcattttatgtATAAATTTCCAAGTTTTTTTGAGTGTAGCTTCCTGTAACTCCCATCTTTCCCGTTAGCTAGCTAgccaaaaaacttaaaatacaCATAATTAGCCATAGTACTGAGTTGCTGCCGCCTTTTTTTGgtagttttattttctggcCGTTTGCTTAGCGACGAAATTTCGGCACTCCCAACCCTCCCCTCTTCTATTGTGCGGATTGTGTATCTTTCGGATATCTTTTGGGTTTAGTTTGCTTCCGCTCCAGTGCCAAAAACTAGGCCAGTTTCTTTCCAAAAGTTGATGTTTAGCTTGGCACAGAATTCAGCGTTGACAAAAGGCTGGgctaattaaatgaaaatattaattgctgtaaaaatatatgatctttttaaacaataaaatatatacatatcatTTTTAAGGTGTCGTAAATGATATTCCAGCaataaaaattgtacaaaaattGTATCAAACGTATTGCGTATTTTATTCCACTTCTCAGATGAAAGCCTTCTTGGCTAAGAGATGGGGACCAGGACACATAAAATGTAACATGTCGTAATATTCACCACAAGCAGCGCCAGAACCACGGCCAGGACCAGAAACCAACCAAAGTCAGGAACATGCCAGGGAACATGGCATTGAAAGCTGTTGCCAAACAAAATAAGGACCAGGAAGAGGCGGCCACAATGAacgccagaaaaaaaaaagaagtaacAATACTCCCCGCTCCTCTCTGGCACAGCATAATCTTtttaacaatttgtttttgggAGCTGGCAGAAGGCGGTGGATATGACACATATCCCGGAGTAAAGTCAATGCCGAGATATGctgaaatttgttttgtttctcgGCTCCCCTTTGTTATACATAATCCTTGAGAGGTGTGACATTTGTGTGTATAAATTTCAACTTTGATCCGCCAGGGATAACCCTCGGGTGGCCAGAGCCAATTGCCAGGCACGAAATCTAAATAAACACTGTTGGAATGGGAAGAAGGAGACCCAAAGACCCAAATACCCAAGGAAAAATGTGGCCAAGAGAGCCAAGTCCTCGAGTTCCAGGGCTCCGACTCGGCACACACTTAAGTTGTCAAAATCAGCACAAAATTCCACCATgcccgagtgtgtgtgtgtgtgttcagatgtttgtgtttttttgtggcaaaatgttattttcctttcatttAACTGTCATGTATTTTGCATACACCAAAGCCAGGCTCCTGTCGGTGCCAAATTGAATGCCCGAAAGAAATGCTGCCGCTTTGTTTGCTCCTCCGAATGCGTAGGTGTTGTGACATTTgaccgccgccgctgccgtctGCTGAACATCAAAGGAATGTTCTCCTGTTTTTATTCGCCTTTTTTAGGGGACATTAATCACACCTTTTTGGGCATTCAACATGACACAatatgaaattgaatttttgaaaTGAACAAAGGGCCATGGTAAGTCcaggaaaatattaatttgcaaAATGTCCCAGCCAGTGGTCATTTTGCCATTTCGTTTTTGACTTTGTAAAGATGAAAGTTGGGGCTAGAAAAcataagatttattttttgcatttgagacagaatttaatttgtaattactTATTTTTGTGAGATTTTTGTGGCAGCCTAAatctttcattttatttttaatttacttcttgCCCGACTTCTTAATGCCACCGCCTACAAGAGGTCCTTTTTTGGAGGCATTCGCCTTGGCCGCATCTATTGCCTTCTGCTGCTCCTTTTGCTTCAGCTTGAAGGCCATATCATCTTCGTCCAGGTCCTTGGCATCCTTCTTGGGGGCTTTCAGAGGCTTTTTCTTACCGCCCTCCCGACTAGACATTTTTAATAGGCAATAATAACAATGAGTGACGGATTTTTGGGtctttaaagaatatttttcaattttaagaGAATTAAGAATTATGATATGTCAAGCTATGAGAATTCTGGTGACTTTTAGACATTGATTTCAAGTTTACTTTATCAACTAAATATAGAGGTgccaatatatttaaaagaatattattataatattaaggATTTAGgcaaatttaagttttaattgaatGGAAAAGaagcctaatttatttatttatgaaatgaaaagaatactttaaatatttaacttagCATTAGcattatttttatctattGAAAATAACTTTCTCATCATATTTCCCATATCATTTCTTTGTGAAAAATTTATCAACTTGTATAATATTCAGCTTTTGCCTCTACAAACACACCTCTTTGACCCAGAAGTACTTTAAATTCCCAactacaatatttatttagagtGTGACAGATCCCATCTTGATAGGGCTAACTTTTTGAAATGCCTAAATGATCTCTAATGGTTTTAAACACACGCAGTCTCCCTCTGTGACAGCcattaagcaaataaaataaaatttcacatAGCGTGTGCCTTTTTTTCTAGCCCAAACCGAGAGTCCTGTGCTACTCTATGAAAATCCTCTAACGCCCGATAATTACGTTGAATATTTCCAACGATAATTGCTTGATTTGCACAGTGTGTGTTGATGTTTTCATAATGGATGCTTTCGGGGCATAAATTACGTTCCAAAAGGGGAAGGACTGCGACTCCCAGGCATGTGGTGAACAAATGTTGCATGCAGCCCCGGAGTCGAGAGGCAGATTGATAAAACTCTGGCATGGGATGGGATGCGGAGTCTGTTTCGGGGAGAATTAACACATTTGCGTTCGATCAGGATAATGACGACGACAAGGCGGCCGCCACAACCCTAAGTCGggatcaggagcaggagcaggatcagGGTGGTTTCTCCCTTTCCCCTTTTTGGGAATTTCCTCGGGGTGTGTGCCAAACAGTGGCAGCTGCCGTTGCGCAGTTTTTCGGAAAACccatttaaacattttccatttccacatTTTCCCTCAACGCATGCGTCAATCTTGATTTACGTTCTCGGCTGTGCAGTCTAATAATTTTCCACTCGCCATCGATGGTTATTATATCCTGGatagttttcattttcaagtGCATCAAGTATGCAATACATTGACCCTGTCAATTTTCAAGCATTTGCAATTATTTCATTGAAGGAATTTCCCGAAAACCGATCTCTATCTGTGACTTATGGGGGTGGACTGTCCTGCCATGTCAGCTGGACATCATTGGGCTCAATGAGCCAGCTCCATTTCGATTTGTCCAGCATTTCCTGTACATAAATTGGATCGGATCCGTCACATAATGTGTGCCAACGGGATTAGAGCCTTTATGGGTTGTAATAATCAAGGAAACTAATGGGCAGTCGGATCTTTGCTACTGcgggaaaaatatattgaagGGAAAAGGAGGTATTTATGAATAGTTTAGAAGGAATAGTTGgagttttaaatgttttgttatATATAGAAACAGCAATTCCTTAcaatattgtaaataaataaaaattcaagaaaCTTTTCAGCAAgaaatgcatttataaatatatttaaagtaaaaaaaaattgtgtcATTTAATAGTATCAATAATAATtactcttaaatatttaacttgcaaactttaaataactaattaaataCCCCCAATTCCCtgtatttaattcataaaaaccCACAAAACCCTGTTGAAAGCAAATACTCGAAATAAAGTAGGAGCCATTGCAACCAGTTGAGTGCGACTAAGCCCTCTTAATCAGTAATTAGCTCCAGTCAACAAATCAAAGTAAAGCTCACCGagttatttcaattttaattgccTTAACCCTTCAGCCAGAGAGCTGCgagtggaaaaaaaaaggagtataACAATAGTGCTAAGACCTAAGCTTACTTAATGTGACCACTTTGAGCGGTGTCGACGGGCGCAGACATCGGGGATCTGGGGCGATCGGAGGAGTACTCAACCCGTAATCGGCTTAGGGCAATAAATTGTTCACGGCCCTCGTCTCCACGACAAAATGGCCAACAAAATGCAGCATTTTTGTCATCCTCTCCCTATATCCGCTTGCCTCCGATTTTGctttattcttatttctttttcaCAATTTACCACAATGATTAATCACCGAAAAGGAGGCGTGCACATTCCCTTCCTCGCCGTCCGTGTGTTGGtaatataatatttgtcaTAGTTCataatttagatattttttacGTACCCCGTGAGGGgttggcaacaaaaaaaaatagtaacaTTTTGCAGTCTGGTAAAAAACATCAACTACATATGCTGCACGCAGTTCAAGTGCAGTCGAGTGGGCTTCCGAGGGtggcaaatatatatgtatatatagttgGTGGGTTGAGTTTGTTTGTACAGTTGAGGGGTGACCGGCATGATATGTCCCCGTGTGTATGTCTGCTCAGTATCACTATATCGATGTATCGgtctgtttttttgtttgctttagaGGGTGCAATGTTGCAGCACTGTGCAGGTCAGTGTTTGGTAGGTGTTTCCCGGCGAAATGTGGTTGCATTCAGCGCTCAGCGGTTAACCAGAAGGGTTGGGTTTTGTGCCAGTGCTAATGTCAGTGCCAACATCTGATGTAATCAGGAAAAGGGGACTTGAATAGCGGACATAAGGATAAGTAGTCCCGAGTTAAATGGAAGTCAAGATGGGCAGTATAAATAAGAGAAATGTAAACATTTGTTAGAGATTATCGCAGCTttgatttgattatttttcaGTTTACACTTTGAATTTGTTAAGGgaatattcaattttaaaagggACTTTTAATTCAGACAtcaaatttgcatttaaacataataataatcctaataaataaataataaatattttataataaacatttataattttaagttcAGTTTTATTTCTGAGAATTAAGATAATGTTAAGATTTATAAATGTAATCTTTAATAATTTCCAAAGTCATTTCCCAAGACATCCCAGCAGCAAAGGTGATTTTCGCACCTGGAATTGGGGGGGAAATCGGAGAAGTCATCAAGGATGCAGGTTAGGTACGTTAACaagccacacacacagccaatTTCTGGGACAAAGGAGAAATTTGCTTTTGGCCAGGATAATAGGTGGATAATTTATTAGCCATCAGACCAGCACATCGAGTATCGGTGTGTGGATGTTGGATGACAACTGCAGAACTGCAGACCAGATTGCCCAGATAGTAGATGCAGGATCTCTCTCGTATGTGCGCAAGGATGCGGGCCGGGcatggaatggaatggaatggctTATGTTGGGATGCACAAACAAACGGACAAAGGACGAGTGTTTAGGGTAAACACAAAGGCGACCATAATACAAtcataattgcatttttacaACGGCCCGAGGAGAGAATGTGCCGGATTTTGTACACCCAACTTGGGTTATTGACAGTTCGCACCAAGGACATGCATTGAAAACACGCACGGTGggcgaaattaaatttttatctaATACAAACTCGCAGCAGGCACCCGTCCCTTTTAGgtcctttattattattatactttttttttgcactgcgATACGGGATTGGTGGCTCAAGGACATTCCAGGAAACGACACCACACACGCACGCCGTTAGTTTTCACACCAATTCCCGGAGGATGCCAATGTGTGTCCTTCGTTTGGAACATTAATTTGACTTATCCGGGGACAAGGACACGCACTCAGTTGGAAAGTGCAATTAATGCCAAACAATGGCGACTTTTGTCAGCTCTGGACACACACGCGAACGGGCCAAGGATACACAGACCATTAGCCGTCCAAGTCCAAGGACCTTGTGCATAATTAGCCGGCACTCCCGGCCCGAATGGGTTGTCCTCCGGATGTCCTTCGGAGTCAAGTCAAGGTCTAATTGCACAATGCACCGAGGACGCAGCAACCTTGAGTCATAATTGAGGTCCTGCGGGATAATGACTTGCTCGTGTTtattccttttgttttttgggctCAACACGCGTCGCGCTTGCGCAGAATAGTATTCCAAAAGGCGAATTCCAGGCGTGCGCTgataataaaaccattttACGTGGGCCCCAAGGTCAACCGAAGGCCCTGACAGGTCCTTGAACATCCAATTGAGTCATAATGGGTTTTTCTCCCCTTAGGCTAAAAGCCTGCCGAGTTCTAGGATCCATTAAGAAGTATCTCTCAGATAAATATATCCATTGAGTGACTTTTGAAGGACATATCAGAATGAGATACATAGCCATTGCCACGGGTTTAAAGGGGAATTTTAATGGTAACAAGGATTGCCCACGTGCTATGGAAAGCGTTAAAAGTTTCCACGAAAATCATCAACACTTTATAGCTACGAGAAATGATTTTCATTGATATTTTACATTCTGAAAAGTGTTCACACGTTAAGTTTTAAGTGTCTTTTAAACCTTTAAATGTGTTATTACCTATAATATatggtttattttaatattttccaaaacCTAAGGCTTCAAATTGATCAGGTATATTTTTAAGACtaaaggttttaaattttgtaaatcgAAATTCTTGGAAATATGTCCTTAATTGCCTTGACTTTTTTGAATAACTGTAGTCGTGCTCCCCCTCAAAAAACTCCATCTTCCTCCTCAGTTTCTGCCCATATGAAGCTCTTCTGTCAATTACGAAGCCATCAGCCTTGTCCAAAGTCGTGAAATGCATCTTTGCTCTGTCCTCGCCGGCCGCCCACGGATCTCGAGGCTCGAACTTGAGCCGAGTGGTGCACTTATGTCAATGCAGCATTAAATAACTAAATCAAGCTCAAACACAGCTTCTCCTCGGTGGTATTGTGCCACCAAAGGAGTGGGTTCTGAGACGACAACGGGCCTTTCGGCGACAAACATCGGTGGCTGAGGCTGTGACGGTGATTGCGACGGCGACTGCGAGTTGCGGCTGCGGCGGTCCAAAGTGGATGCCAAATAACCATAATGGTGTTTATCCACAAGTTCATTTCGCTGTTTAAACATGCCTCCGAATTCAGCCCGGACACAATAAACAAGCCAACTGGATGCGATGCCATCGATGATGCCGCGGCGCCCCAAACATTTCggtgtgtatttttttattccatttgCACTGAGAGACTCTGGACCTGGACCCTCTGGGGCATAGACATCGATGGCGATGTTTTTTATTGGAGATGGGTGCGTGAGAcgggttttattttaaactaaatttgacctattatatttaatatatgattATAACTGAAATAGGTtggatatatttaaaagtctTTAATTACCTTctctaaaacaaaaattaagctTACAAAATTtccggaaaaaatatatttctttatatatatactatattatagaaatatatctAAGCTAAGACTTTATATTCCCaataaaactataataattcTCAATAACAGTACACAACACTGAAGTTTCAATCGTTAAAAACCCCCATCATGTTCGCATCTCTACTTTCAATGAATACGATGCCTTCGATGGCTTCGATGGATGGATGGCTGAATGGCTGGACGGCCCAAGGGGCTTGGATTGGACTcgactccactccactccatcTGATGCAACGCCAACTCCTATCCATGGCGAACGCGGTAGCCACTCACGAGCATCATCGAAGTGCATTGCGCTGTTATTTTAACGATTATGCTGATGAGCCGCGATGGCGACGCGGGCGATGATCCATCAGGGTTCTGGACATGGAAATGCAATTTGTGTAAGTTATGCCGATGCCCGGCGAACGCAACCCGATATGCGTACGATTAGCCAGCGATCCGCCAGATACAAAATGTTCGGCTATCGCAGATGCACAACCACTTGTCTCttcgtctgtctgtctgtctgccagACTCCCGACGATCCCCGATGCTTTTGATTTATGATTTCAACAGCACCGAAATTAAAAGGCTTTCGGGTTTTAGTGTTTTTGACCTGCAGCAAATGTTGTCATCGGTAGAGATGACCAGGCCCATCTTGGCCAACCCATCATCAATTAATAAAACTCTTCTAGTTCTAAGTCCTCTCCCAGAAGACAGAACATCAATCAGCTTATCATATCACTCGGCCTGAGTAGACAGTTTAAATGTCAATTAGAAGGAAGGGCTAGTCCCGGCCTGGCatcattaaatataaattatgaggGTCTTGAACTGGTCGGCAGTGCTATAAGCCGGTAAGACGGTAGCTAGTTGGCCCAAAGGCCAAGACAATTCTCGGGTTAAGTCTCTGACAACGGGGAGAATCAATCAGAATTATCATAAGCAATCGGGTTGGGCTTACCTGCAGAGGAATCTGGTCTTTATGCACCATCGAAAGCCTATTTCCCACACGGGGGAAATTATCACAGAAATTGGTAATTAATGCTTGgggaatttatattataaagtgGAAATTTaacgtaaaaaatataacttaaaaatatttgtagatGGTTCAATTCAATAAATGATCTTCGCTATagtaaaattgaataaaactttgacctgtacaatttttaaattaacttcaTTTGACTTTTTCTCCCTCTGCACTCACATAACAAAA
Proteins encoded:
- the LOC108075117 gene encoding oxaloacetate tautomerase FAHD2A, mitochondrial, which encodes MQLHKTCLLAAQNLSKVNQTPRGMKAFMSILCSRGTKWWSPLMADKVQLRKHHLPRIFQRMRSSQLQATPQTQTPAYREQPKCRFIQYRRPNEHSKRLGMVSEDGSKMVELSNVTCASPSMLDFIRQRYCMKSLLHSVQYMKARDVDAVCPELLPPLEAPGKIVGVDCNYKDNCDEQNIPIPREPAFYVKFATSITGALDIIAPHSPGKRIDYGCQLAVVMGKRCRQVSPKEALSNIFGYMVVQDIVARDWNSLLGGRSMDNFLPLGPVIVHRCHVPDVNNLWMRTLVNGEERQFGHTSNMIFKVDTLIHRLSHYMTLCPGDIILTGTPAGSAAYSDTTSFLQPGDMIETEIQNLGKMYNKIIEAYK
- the LOC108075133 gene encoding translation machinery-associated protein 7 homolog codes for the protein MSSREGGKKKPLKAPKKDAKDLDEDDMAFKLKQKEQQKAIDAAKANASKKGPLVGGGIKKSGKK